GAAATTTCACTGGCTGCCGAAAAGACGCTCAGTACCTTAGCGGTTGCTATGAAGACAAATGTCTAACGTGCTCGTGAAATACTTCCGGAAAACATTTCGTAAATATAGTTTCATATCGACAAGAGGGAGATATTCGTAATGGCTGAAGTGCTGCAATTTTTAAAACTATATACTCGTATTGAAAGGATTTAGCATAGGATATTAAAGATGGCGAATGAGGAAACAACAGACATTACACTGTTTGTGAAGACTTCCGGCGAGGATATCACCAGATGGAACCGGCAGAGGATTGTTGATGCCCTGATCCGTGAGACAAATATTGATATCGATACGGCGGAAATAATCAGCAGAGAGGTCGAAAAGCAGATCATTGCATCCGGGATCAGCCTGCTGACGACACCCCTGATCAGGGAACTGGTGGATGCTAAGCTCATCGAGAGGGGCCTCGAACAGGCAAGAAAGATGCACGCGCTGCTGGGATTTCCCCTTTATGATGTACGGCAGTTAATCCTCCATCAGAACAAGGAGAACGCCAATGTGCCTCATGGTCCGGAAGGTACAAATCTGATCCTCGCTGAAGGGATAAAAAAGGAATTCTCACTCTATGAAGTATTTTCTCAGGATGTGGGAGATGCGCATATCATGGGGGACATCCATCTTCACTCTCTGGGATATATCGACAGGCCTTACAGTTCCTGCCAGTCCCTTGAATATATTAAGAAGTTCGGTTTGAATCTTCCTCATTCGCTGACGGTTGCGAAACCAGCCAAGCATGCGGAGGTACTCCTGGCCCATATGGTGCGGTTCGGCGCCATCCTGCAGGGGCATTTTGCCGGTGTTATCGGCTGGGATGCCGTTAATTTCTCCTTCGCACCCTATCTGTCAGAGATGAGTGATAAAGAAGTAAGGCAATTCGCCCAGATGCTCATTTATGAATTTTCCCAGTTGACCTCTGCCAGAGGCGGGCAATCCATGTTCACTGATATCCATCTCTACTGGGATGTTCCGGAACATCTTCGGAACGTACCAATTATCGGTCCGGGAGGTGAATTGACCGGCAGTAACTACGAAGATTTTATAACCGATGCCCGGAGGTTTGCATGGGCCCTTTTCGAGGTCTTTAAGAAGGGGGATGGTACGGGGAAGCCGTTTATTTACCCGAGACCACTTGTTCACATTACGGAAGCGTTTTTTCAGACACCGGGGTATGAAGACTTTCTCCATCATATCTGCGATGTAGCCGGTGAAAAGGGAAATACCTGTTTCCTCTTCGATCGTCAGCGGATGATCAAGGCTTACGAGTGCGGTGTTTCAATCCATGAGAAGAAGGAAAATCTCTTTGAGGAAGCGAAAACTTCCTGGAAGATGAGGTGTTCGGCAATACAGAATGTGACACTGAACCTCCCGAGGCTTGGGTACAGGGCTGAAGGAGAGGAGGATGCATTGTTTCTACTGATTTCGGAACGTATGGAACTGATGGCAAAAGCCCACATCCAGAAGAGGGATTTTATTGAGAAGCTCCTTTCCTATGGCGATGAAGGACCCCTTGCTGTGCTTGCCATGAGCAGAGACGGCTTACCGTTTCTGAGGATGGAACATGCGTGCTACCTTATGGGGATTGTGGGACTTAACGAGCTTGTCCAGATACATAGAGGCAGTCAGTTGCACGAGTCGGAGGAAGCACTTGCGTTTGGTTTGAAAGTAATTGCTCATATGAGGGATGAGACCAGGAAACTCAGTCAAAAATATGGCTTACATTTTATTCTGGAACAGACACCTGCGGAAACTACCTCTCACCGCTTTGCACGGCTTGATCTTAAATATTTTTCTCCGAAGGCGGGTCATTTTGTCAGAGGTACTCTTGCACGGGGAGAGGTGTATTATACGAATTCAACCCATCTCAATGTATCTGCCGCAACCTGTCCCATGGAACGTGTCGAGCAGGAAGGTCGATTTCATCGCTTCATAAGGGGAGGGGCCGTTACCCATGTTTGGCTCGGAGATACCCGGCCTTCCAAGGAGGAACTTGCCAAATTCATCATGAAGGTATTTAAGGATACTGAGAATGATCAGGTTGTCTTTTCTCCCGAGTTTACAACCTGCAAACTTTGTGAGGCGACATTCAGGAATCTCAGAGAAAAATGTGACTTCTGCGGATCTGAAGAGGTGGAGGGTATAGCGAGGATTACCCAGTATTTCAGCCGGATATCCGGCTGGAATAGAGGCAAACTGGCAGAACTGAGAGACAGGAAAAGATACGAGAGTGTTATTTGAAGATATTGTGCTTAAGCAACTAACCCCTGCCCCCTGATCCCTAATCCCTAAGATGATTAATCAACAAATCAGTGTCCTACCCTTGACATGAGAGGGGGTGATAAATATATTAGCCGCAAATTTCCTTGGTAAGATGAAGCTGTGAGTAAAGATATGGAAGATCATATTGTAAAGATATTTAAAGAGAGCGGTCACCTTAAAGATGTTTTCGTCGGTGAAAATCTTGAAGGGATCGTCAGTGTTGTAGAGGTAATCACCGCAGCCTTGAAAGCAGGAAACAAAATACTGCTTTTTGGAAACGGTGGTTCCGCAGCAGATGCCCAGCATCTCGCAGCAGAATTTGTGAACCGTTTTATCATAGAACGACCGCCACTTCCGGCAATTGCCCTGAGTACCGATACGTCCATAATTACAAGCATTGGTAACGATTATGATTTTTCTGAAATTTTCAGCAAGCAGATCAGGGCGATAGGTCAGGCGGGCGATGTGGCTTGGGGGATAAGCACCAGCGGTTCCTCCCCGAATATAATAAAAGCCATTGAAGTGGCGAAAAAGATCGGAATGGTTACGATCGGTCTGACAGGGAAAGATGGGGGTCAGGTAGCGAAGATGGTAGATTACTCCCTCAATGTTTCTTCCAACAGCACCCCCCGTATACAGGAAATCCACATTACGGTGGGGCATGTAATCTGCGAGATGATAGACTTTAAGCTATTTCAGAGACCGGATGTGAAATAGGTGTTTGTTTCGGAAGCCATAGCGGAATTTTGAAAGGACAGGCTAAAGGAGCATGGGTAAAAAAACAAAAAGGGAAGAGATAAGAGAGACGCCGGATATTCAGGAAAAGCGCGAGGAAGGACACAAGACTCTCGATGAAAGCGATTTAATGGCGAAACTGAAGGAAAAGGAAAAAGAGTCAGCCGAAAATTACGACAAGTATATTCGCGCAATTGCGGAGCTTGAGAATTATAAAAAACGTGCAATCAGAGAGAAGTCTGATTCAATAAGATACGGGAATGAAAATCTGATTAAGGATATTTTACCGCTCGTAGACGGTATGGACAGAGCGTTACAGCATGCCGGTAACTCTGGTGATTTCGAGACATTTAGAAAAGGATTGAAGATGCTCCAGGATCAGTTCCTGGGTTGTCTGGAAAAACACGGCGTCCAGAAAATTGACTGCGCTGATAAAGCTTTTGATCCGAATATCCATGAAGCTCTCTTTCAGGTTGAGAGTGACGCCCATGAGGACAATAAGGTCGTCGAGGAACTGGAAAAAGGATATCTTCTGAATGGGAGATTATTGAGGCCGGCCAAGGTTTCTGTTTGTAAACGAGCAAAGATGGAAAATTGCAAAGAATGAATAAACGGGAGATTAGATATCAAGGAGGATTATTAATATGGGGAAAATCATAGGGATTGATTTAGGAACGACAAATTCATGTGTTGCTATTATGGAAGGAGGAGATCCCGTTGTAATAGCAAATCAGGAAGGTGGCAGGACCACGCCTTCCATGGTGGCGTTTACCGATAGCGATGAAAGGCTGGTTGGTCAGGTTGCCAAAAGGCAGGCGGTAACCAACCCTGAAAATACCGTGTATGCCATAAAGAGACTCATCGGGAGGAAATATAACTCCAAAGAGGCTCAGTACGATAAGAAGATTTGTCCCTTCAAAATTACGGAAGCCGCCAATGGTGACGCCCAAGTGACTGTAAAGGGAAGGAGCTATAGTCCGGCAGAAATATCATCCATTGTTCTGACTAAGATGAAACAGACTGCGGAGGATTATCTGGGAGAGAAGATAACCGATGCGGTTATTACAACTCCTGCGTACTTCAATGACTCTCAGAGGCAAGCCACAAAAGATGCAGGAAGAGTTGCCGGATTGAACGTACTCCGAATCATTAATGAACCGACAGCAGCGGCCCTTGCCTATGGTCTTGATAAGAAAAAAGATGAGAAGATCGCGGTATTTGATCTTGGCGGGGGGACGTTCGATATCTCCATCCTCGAATTGGGAGACGGCGTTTTTGAAGTCAAATCGACGAATGGAGATACCCATTTAGGTGGCGAAGACTTTGACCAGCGGCTGATTGAATTTATTGCCACGGAGTTCAAAAAAGATTACGGGATCGATCTTCGGAATGACAGGATGGCCCTTCAGCGGATCAAGGAAGCGGCAGAGAAGGCGAAGATGGAACTTTCCACCGTTATGGAAACGGATATTAATCTGCCTTTTGTTACCGCCGATGCATCAGGGCCGAAACACTTGACCATGAAACTAACGAGGGCCAAGCTGGAAGCGTTGGTTGAGGATCTGATTGAAAAGACAGTCGAGCCTTGCAGGACCGCGCTTAAGGACGCAAATCTGACGCCGAAAGATATCGATGAGGTAATTCTTGTTGGCGGTATGACCCGTATGCCGCGGGTTCAGCAGAAGGTGAAAGAGATATTTGGAAAGGAACCTCACAAGGGGGTCAACCCCGACGAGGTGGTCGCTATTGGTGCGGCCATCCAGGCAGGTGTCCTTGCGGGTGATGTTAAGGATGTCCTCCTGCTGGATGTGACGCCACTGTCCCTGGGAATAGAGACACTGGGTGGTGTGTTGACGAAACTGATCGAGAAAAATACAACGATTCCCACCCGGAAGAGCCAGATATTTTCGACAGCGGCAGACAATCAGCCCGCTGTAAGTATCCACGTTCTCCAGGGTGAAAGATCCATGGCGGCGGACAACAGAACACTGGGGAGATTTGAACTGGTTGGAATACCGCCGGCGCCGAGAGGCGTACCGCAAGTTGAGGTGACCTTTGACATCGATGCCAATGGCATTGTTCATGTGTCTGCAAAAGACCTTGGAACGGGAAAGGAGCAGAGCATCAAGATCACGGCATCGAGCGGTTTGACTGAATCAGAAATACAGAAACTTGTTAAAGAAGCAGAAG
This sequence is a window from Deltaproteobacteria bacterium. Protein-coding genes within it:
- the nrdD gene encoding anaerobic ribonucleoside-triphosphate reductase encodes the protein MANEETTDITLFVKTSGEDITRWNRQRIVDALIRETNIDIDTAEIISREVEKQIIASGISLLTTPLIRELVDAKLIERGLEQARKMHALLGFPLYDVRQLILHQNKENANVPHGPEGTNLILAEGIKKEFSLYEVFSQDVGDAHIMGDIHLHSLGYIDRPYSSCQSLEYIKKFGLNLPHSLTVAKPAKHAEVLLAHMVRFGAILQGHFAGVIGWDAVNFSFAPYLSEMSDKEVRQFAQMLIYEFSQLTSARGGQSMFTDIHLYWDVPEHLRNVPIIGPGGELTGSNYEDFITDARRFAWALFEVFKKGDGTGKPFIYPRPLVHITEAFFQTPGYEDFLHHICDVAGEKGNTCFLFDRQRMIKAYECGVSIHEKKENLFEEAKTSWKMRCSAIQNVTLNLPRLGYRAEGEEDALFLLISERMELMAKAHIQKRDFIEKLLSYGDEGPLAVLAMSRDGLPFLRMEHACYLMGIVGLNELVQIHRGSQLHESEEALAFGLKVIAHMRDETRKLSQKYGLHFILEQTPAETTSHRFARLDLKYFSPKAGHFVRGTLARGEVYYTNSTHLNVSAATCPMERVEQEGRFHRFIRGGAVTHVWLGDTRPSKEELAKFIMKVFKDTENDQVVFSPEFTTCKLCEATFRNLREKCDFCGSEEVEGIARITQYFSRISGWNRGKLAELRDRKRYESVI
- a CDS encoding D-sedoheptulose 7-phosphate isomerase produces the protein MEDHIVKIFKESGHLKDVFVGENLEGIVSVVEVITAALKAGNKILLFGNGGSAADAQHLAAEFVNRFIIERPPLPAIALSTDTSIITSIGNDYDFSEIFSKQIRAIGQAGDVAWGISTSGSSPNIIKAIEVAKKIGMVTIGLTGKDGGQVAKMVDYSLNVSSNSTPRIQEIHITVGHVICEMIDFKLFQRPDVK
- the grpE gene encoding nucleotide exchange factor GrpE, with translation MGKKTKREEIRETPDIQEKREEGHKTLDESDLMAKLKEKEKESAENYDKYIRAIAELENYKKRAIREKSDSIRYGNENLIKDILPLVDGMDRALQHAGNSGDFETFRKGLKMLQDQFLGCLEKHGVQKIDCADKAFDPNIHEALFQVESDAHEDNKVVEELEKGYLLNGRLLRPAKVSVCKRAKMENCKE
- the dnaK gene encoding molecular chaperone DnaK, which encodes MGKIIGIDLGTTNSCVAIMEGGDPVVIANQEGGRTTPSMVAFTDSDERLVGQVAKRQAVTNPENTVYAIKRLIGRKYNSKEAQYDKKICPFKITEAANGDAQVTVKGRSYSPAEISSIVLTKMKQTAEDYLGEKITDAVITTPAYFNDSQRQATKDAGRVAGLNVLRIINEPTAAALAYGLDKKKDEKIAVFDLGGGTFDISILELGDGVFEVKSTNGDTHLGGEDFDQRLIEFIATEFKKDYGIDLRNDRMALQRIKEAAEKAKMELSTVMETDINLPFVTADASGPKHLTMKLTRAKLEALVEDLIEKTVEPCRTALKDANLTPKDIDEVILVGGMTRMPRVQQKVKEIFGKEPHKGVNPDEVVAIGAAIQAGVLAGDVKDVLLLDVTPLSLGIETLGGVLTKLIEKNTTIPTRKSQIFSTAADNQPAVSIHVLQGERSMAADNRTLGRFELVGIPPAPRGVPQVEVTFDIDANGIVHVSAKDLGTGKEQSIKITASSGLTESEIQKLVKEAEAHAEEDKKKKELIEARNQADSMAYSVEKNIKEFGDKVDAAEKARIEDAIVKVKKAIEGDDIDAIKSAQEELTNASHKLAEAMYAKAGASQAGAGADTGAHGGPSAEQSGAAKKDDDVVDADFEEVKK